Genomic segment of Populus nigra chromosome 6, ddPopNigr1.1, whole genome shotgun sequence:
TCTTTTTAGAATTATCCTTTTTCGTTTCAAGCAACCAAGCCAGGAAAGGGTTGAGCTAAgtgaccaaaattaaaaagtcCGTTGTGAATTCCCAGCAAAGTTCAGTGCTCTTGAAATTCAAGTAATGAAGTAGCGTGTAGCTATAAGAAAGAATAATCAATTTGTTTAATCTCTTCTGAAAAATAACAACtaaattgtttgaaaaataactgAAGACTTAGATAATGGAatctaaactaaattaaattctaaaacgTAGctaagaaataaaactaaaaagaagtaggaaaataaaaataaaaatctgaaacatCATCTTCTAAACCTAATTTGGACAAGAAAATGATCTCATGTTGTTATAGTTAGCTGACCACCAAAAAAATTGGACCAATAAAATgtgtttataaaattttaacttgatttaatgATTGAATTAGAAATTTCATACatttcatgtcaaaataataTGTGGATGACTATTTAATTTAGAATCGCCAGAAGAAGCTTGAGAACCTTtgtaattaatcaataattttttcagGATATCATGTGGCCAAAATCCTAGATGACACTGGTATAATATGTTGTGGTTGGTGGCTTGTAAATCAAACTCATGTGACGAACCACATCGCTAGCCCTAGTCACCAAAACTAACTCAACAGTATCGAGCGATACTCACAATCATTGCTCTTACATGAACAAGACACCTAATTATGTACGCTCGTGTAATAAAGCTAAGACATGGGAGATTACAAGAATGTACCAAAAAAGGGGAACACTTTCAGACTATTCTCTTGCAGATCTTGATGGTTTTTTAGGCTATAACACATGATAAATTTAGTGATAAGATAAGATACAATGAAATGCTATGTTACATAATTAACAGGAGTTGACAAAAAATATCATCCTAATTATGACTCTTCGAGTTGATATAGGACTTGCTATCATCTTCATTGCCACTACAAGTCTTCAACACTTCCCCTTGTGGTATTCAGTTTGCATGCACTAACAACCAATTAGGTGGTTAAAAGAATTTGTGAATAACAATGTCAAGGGGGGTTTTCTGTTTTTACTTCAGTCAATATATATGTTCTTAAACGTTTGGAAAGAGAATCGATCATGCCGAAACCCTAGGAATTCATGACCCTTGTATTTTGGTCACATTTTTAAGAGTCTATAACGCCCCACCCCCGCCTTGCCTTTCCCAGCTTTGAAAAATGACGTGCAATTAACATGCCCTTTTGATGCCTTCGGCAAGGAATTATCAAGGAGAACATTGTTAATTAGGGAACGTTTGTAAGGAACATATTCTCTTCTTTTAGAtttgttaaggaaaaaaaaacctaaattttgACAATAACGATGTTTAAAGCCGTCCTTGAACTATTTTGGCGAGCTCAACAACTTTATTATCCATTTATATAAACCCAACGTGTAGCCCATTTCTGCATGAAAAGTTTAGCGATACAACCCACAATGGCAAGTCAAATACCTTTACAAAGGCTTATCCTGATTGCTCTGGCATGTAGCCTGCTTATCAGTTGCCATTGCACATCGAGTGATGATAGACATGCAAACACTTCCTGTGCATCTGCAAGTTGAGCTTttatcttcatgttttttttcctgtcattttttcctttttctgaacaaatttttaatattaaaatcggGTTTGATTTTTCGACTTGAAGTCCATTCCTTCTTAAATATTGCTTCCACTTGTAACGACTTTGGCAATAGCAGAACGTTAGAGTTCATTAGAGCCTccacattttatttataagtttgtatactattagaaaattaatagaGCTCTAAGATTACTGGTAAACActgttcaaaaagaaaaaacattactgTTGAATACTAATCATTTTGTGGCAGCAGGTTTATATCGTATACTTGGGTGACCGTCCAAAGGGTGATTTCTCTGCATCAGCTCTCCACACCAGCATGCTAGAAGAAGTTGTTGTCAGGTTATTGACATTGTTTACCACTGATCAATAGCTCATTGTATTCTaggaggaaataaataaatggtgtGACATTGGCGGTTTTTAGGCATATCTTGTATATTGCTCTAGGagacaacaatatttttatcttttttcagaATACAAATTACAGATCAATTTTAGCATTAGAAATAGAAACCAAATGAAGAGATTAAACAGGCCTCAAAAGTCATGGAAAGGTTGTTTTCAGGTTTTTGCCAGTTGATTGCTCTCAATACTTCAAATCAAAGTTTATCTATCTAGTTCAAAAGTAGCATTTACACATAGAGAAGATATACTTGCAATGTTACAATTAACATATCCAAATATAAGTCATTTAATGTTTGGACAGACAAGATCTATAACCAAACATGTCTATATGTGCAAGAAAGAgtagtttattttgattttgattttaacttGTTTACTGTATTGCATTGATCAGCTCATCAGAGTCAATACTCTACAGCTACCAAAGAAGCTTCAATGTGTTTGCTGCAAAGTTGACCAATGAAGAGATGCTTAAGATATCTGGTAAGAAGACTACAATTTCTTAgaagatttatatttaaaaatggaAACAGATTTCATGATAAGGCTGTAACACTGGGACCCTATTCAGCCATGGAAGAAGTGGTGTCTGTCTTCCCCAATGAAAGGAAACAACCTCATACAACAAGGTCGTGGGACTTCATGGGCTTCTCCCAGCAAGTTAGAAGAGTTAATACTGAAAGTAACATCGTTGTTGGAATGCTTGACACGGGAATTTGGCCAGAATCTGAAAGTTTTAGTGATGAAGGATTTGGCCCCCCTCCAAAGAATGGAAGGGCAGTTGCCAAAATTTCACTTGCAACAAGTAAACCCTTTAAATTAACTAACACATACGCATAGATATTATATTGTGATACATTGCTAACCATTAGGATCTGCAATGTATGTACAGTAAAATAATCGGAGCTCGATACTACCGTGCCGATGGAGTCTTTGGTAAAAATGATATTGTATCGCCAAGAGATACAGAAGGGCATGGGACTCACACTGCATCAACTGCAGCAGAGAACTTAGTTACTGGGGCAAACATGGTAGGCCTTTCCTCGGGAACAGCTCGAGGAGGGGCTCCTTCTGCTCGCATTGCTGTGAACAAGATTTGTTGGTTCGATGGCTGTTATGATGCTGACATTCTTGCAGCATTTGATGATGCTATTGCCGATGGAGTTGATATAATTTCTCTCTCTGTTGAAGGATTTGATCCTAGAGAGTATTTTAATGATTCGATAGTAATTGGAGTTTTCCACGCGATGAAGAATGGTGTACTTACATCGATTTATGCTAGTAATTCGGGTCCTGATCCTGCAGCAATCACTAATGTCTTGCCTTGGTTTCTCTTTGTGGCTGCTAGCACAATAGATAGGAAATCTGTGACTAAAAACAGAGCATTTTATGAGGTGAGCAAGGTGCATGAAACTGTTCCGTTCAAAAAAGCTACATCAAAATCTAAAGTACCGATAGTCTATGCTGGAGACATCCCAAATACCAAAGAAGGATACTATGAGTCCATATCCAGGAGAAATGGGAAACTTGAACTCCACTTTAACCTTTTCATgtctaaaatttatatatttagcaAGCTATTTATTTGTCCACCTTTCAATAATCAAAATTTCAACTATATTAGTAATAACACAATGATCAAAAGTTCAAACTTTTTAAATCTCAAACAACTTGAGCTAACATTCAAATTAAAGCTCATGATACTgatatttaaaagtaaattatttttttcatccccCACAAGCTTCATCCTCGCCTATAAAAGCAAACATTCAAATTAGTTAATCTTTTTCTAATAGATGCATAGAGAATAGTTACAGAGTAAAGCCgaacaaaatcaacaataagcaaaatcaacaaaatcaaaacatcaaGTCCTCAAGTCCTCAGCCACCCAGTACTAGCAATCAAACCAAATCAACACCAGGATTATTTTACCTCCTGTCATATTTCTAGAAATAATTTttggggtgtttttttttcatagatgGTTAGGGAACCTTATGATTCTATTTTTTGTTGGGGATTTTGCTCCTCCTTTGCGGAATGGTGGTGTTCATGATTATTGCTCAAAGAAGGCTAAGCACACTAGCACACAATATTTAACATGGTTCGGCAAATcacctacatccacgggagagattgatattattagagatagagaaagaataCAACACACGGAGGATGATCACATCCACTCAACTCCCATCTCTCATTGCTACATAGGGCAGCAACTGCATACAGCAGCAGGGCTGCTGGTTACaacccttctctttctttctcttcttctctcttttgttcttgctctttctCACACTCTCTCATTTTGTGCTGCACTCTTGGTGTCTATTTATAGGCTTCAATGACAGCTCCTCTTGCTCCTTTGTCAATAATGGTAGttgccaaacttaccaaactttgacattagacaatggttgttggctgccaccaacaacccaccattaTAGCCTCATTCTTTGACAATGTCAAGAGGCTGCAAATGCTGCACCAGCAGCCCTCTTTGACTCTCACATGGtagccatcttctttgacaatggtaGCTACATAATTGGCAATATtccaacaatcaccccctttgccatttatgtgggcaattgtcctcttgcttcttcaatACACGCTTTCCTGCAgttcttccaagcttaccattctgagaaCATCTTTGGccaagtttacaggtactcgctaaacctttcaatcaccagagtcactaaagcacaccttttctcacacaaaaggatcactacaaccagatggtctgtcacatcacatctgaagagtgttaacgcttgtctctgggaCAACATTTCCCTTCGAGATTATCATTCATGCTTATTCCAGAATGATTTATCAAGCCTTacatcaaggcttacaacaccccctcaaatggAAATATCTATTTCcgagtgcgacagtcattatctgagtatttCAATGTaatcacgagctcaccactcttccaagagtctactcatcctggagttgcgtctgccctctgttccactctaggaaccacgccttacttctccgtgagtctctcgctcttagttaGGTAGCTCTCTACCTTTAACTATAGGgacagcccattaaaggttgatccatatctgtcttcatactctgaatattacaatgccattaccgagcttaccaccttgacaagagtcaacttgttcccggaacctgcgcatgtCCTCTGCTCATTCTTAGCAgtcgcgtcttaatgctccacaagtcatccacttattgtccaaggcaaatgttatctagctcattgatctttagcctAGGggcatgaaagtcaatcctgcatttgtattcatactcatcatagccacttcattggctatccACACAtctgtccactcatatctagccatcacattggctttGGGGCATTCTGAACTAGGCTCCTTtaatggccctcacaccttctctaaggtgtctccGCTTGTCGTCATGCGACAATCTGAACTTGGGCTCATATCACGACCCCCgcaccttctctaaggtgtcttcgcctttcatagGCAGTCGCATCCTTCTTCGGTtaagatgcttcaaagtggctctaaataattctctaccaccatgtggacTATGGGAGAGATCACTGCCACTGattacatagaaagagaaagttgtgGTATACTCCTCACAATCCTCCACCTTAATTTCAATATTTGGAGCTTCTGTGCCTTTTTGCTTGACaactccacctacaccaactctcttaggtgtcttcgcctttcatcataggcggttgcaccccctcaattaggtgcctctgtaacagctctctttccatcttTGCATCATTAGAAAGATCTTCTCCTGTTGTCTTTATCATGAGCACAAGAGACTTCATGTGGTACAACTTCTACACAGTCTCtactctgagcttcatctgggaaaacttcttctccttgcacttGTTGTCTCATTATAGTACCTCGTTGAATCacgggtactcctgcacaatctccaTGTGCAATCGTGCAATTTTTGTTCTCTAAATTTctccctattccttgcttatatttgacagcagctcatcctgtcacaacacctatccaagtcaaaatagggtgtcaATCTTTATCtccttgctgtatttctcttccattatcagggtcttcatcaattctcccttgagaaatcacagtcaccgaatctaacttctttggagaaatcaccattCCATCATATCTTTGAACATACGGATCCCAACTGTTCCCTTGTGCCGTCatcctgctagtcttcaaccgtttcatttcaaactgctatatatatgaaaatagtaccgtatggataatccttcaactaagcaagttcccaggaaagattggaggggtcacactggtcccgcttaaaacccaatctcctagacagaacttcttacGCCATATTTATCCATCGTATTGTCTTTCcatatatacaaccatttgctagctttgttgcggcttttctttacaagtgatctggggTATCCTGGTTTTATACCTGATTTCTCAACATTTGGTGAGACCACTAgt
This window contains:
- the LOC133696563 gene encoding cucumisin-like — its product is MRGWFLVEGAEDAEGLREGESIEDHLLQDPVMHIEPGSLSVMRSPLPYHFLKDVDTKDEGAGVDLHLATLYGRSILPLDLWDAVFYKIRINLSVYIVYLGDRPKGDFSASALHTSMLEEVVVSSSESILYSYQRSFNVFAAKLTNEEMLKISAMEEVVSVFPNERKQPHTTRSWDFMGFSQQVRRVNTESNIVVGMLDTGIWPESESFSDEGFGPPPKNGRAVAKISLATTRYYRADGVFGKNDIVSPRDTEGHGTHTASTAAENLVTGANMVGLSSGTARGGAPSARIAVNKICWFDGCYDADILAAFDDAIADGVDIISLSVEGFDPREYFNDSIVIGVFHAMKNGVLTSIYASNSGPDPAAITNVLPWFLFVAASTIDRKSVTKNRAFYEMNGHANGSRDDKLRILLDDDMNGVTITDAGVRDRASKEFH